In a single window of the Candidatus Tisiphia endosymbiont of Nemotelus nigrinus genome:
- the lpxK gene encoding tetraacyldisaccharide 4'-kinase encodes MIRLIYPKFWQTKNIIAYLLLPLSWLYFFASYLRRITARPIIFPCKVICVGNITIGGTGKTQIVLFLAQLLKAINIDFIIISKGYGSKLKTALLVEEHHTVADVGDESVMLLKYGKVIAAKKIQDIKPFIERIKPKVIIVDDSMQNPNFHKDIIILSIDANRLFGNEFLIPAGPLRQYPKQAIDKADIVISVDSTNIDSFPLFKECLSFQAQIVPSINIDKTKNYFAFSGIGNPERFLSTLENYGLQLVGHKVFPDHHQYSAEDLEYLKEQSKKSNSLLITTRKDYVRICDTDLSVICCDVHLLLNNQQLLVDLIYEKII; translated from the coding sequence ATGATCAGGCTTATTTACCCTAAATTTTGGCAGACCAAAAATATTATTGCCTATTTATTATTACCGTTAAGCTGGCTATATTTCTTTGCTAGTTATTTAAGAAGGATTACAGCTCGTCCAATAATATTTCCTTGCAAAGTAATTTGCGTCGGTAATATAACCATTGGGGGTACTGGTAAAACTCAAATAGTGCTCTTCCTTGCTCAGCTATTAAAAGCTATTAACATTGATTTTATAATTATCAGTAAAGGTTATGGCAGTAAACTTAAAACGGCATTGCTAGTTGAAGAACACCATACAGTAGCAGATGTTGGGGATGAATCAGTAATGTTATTAAAATATGGTAAAGTTATTGCCGCAAAGAAAATTCAAGATATAAAGCCTTTTATAGAACGGATTAAGCCAAAGGTGATTATAGTAGACGATTCAATGCAGAATCCTAACTTTCATAAGGATATTATTATTCTGTCAATTGATGCTAATAGGTTATTTGGCAATGAATTTTTAATTCCAGCTGGTCCTCTACGTCAATATCCCAAACAAGCTATTGACAAAGCTGATATAGTTATTTCAGTGGATTCCACTAATATTGATTCTTTCCCCTTATTTAAGGAATGCCTATCTTTTCAAGCTCAAATAGTGCCATCTATAAACATAGACAAGACAAAGAACTATTTTGCATTTAGTGGTATAGGAAATCCTGAAAGGTTTCTCTCTACATTAGAAAATTATGGACTACAATTAGTTGGTCATAAAGTTTTCCCGGATCATCATCAATATTCTGCAGAAGATTTAGAATATTTAAAAGAGCAATCAAAAAAATCTAACTCTCTGCTAATAACCACTAGAAAAGATTACGTAAGAATATGTGATACTGACTTGTCTGTAATATGTTGCGATGTACATTTATTATTAAATAATCAACAATTATTAGTAGATTTAATATATGAAAAAATTATTTAA
- a CDS encoding DUF2674 domain-containing protein → MTRVTPPQKIISFAENKSDVDKITQFIMDGWAIVKLMPYGNYFIGVMEKMNYNTTINDQDRTVYIPPRKKIIFT, encoded by the coding sequence ATGACAAGGGTAACACCTCCACAAAAAATTATATCTTTCGCTGAGAATAAATCTGATGTAGATAAAATTACTCAATTTATTATGGACGGTTGGGCAATAGTAAAGTTAATGCCTTATGGTAATTATTTTATTGGGGTCATGGAAAAAATGAATTATAACACCACTATAAATGATCAAGATCGAACTGTTTACATCCCCCCAAGAAAAAAAATCATTTTTACTTGA
- the era gene encoding GTPase Era, producing MQKTISLCIIGKPNAGKSSLLNKLIGQKISIVTPKVQTTRSIITGIVTIKDTQLIILDTPGIFEPNKQLEKAMVRCAWSSLHGIDLVLLIIDSTKSIDQFTLQILKKLQTLKINLIFLLNKIDSSSKYLEEIENTLRTQFIDNYILRISVLSGKNINKLLNYIQSQAKESPWLYEEDDVTNLPMRFLAAEITREQLFLNLHQELPYNLTVQTEMWQENNDKSIKIHQVIVVSRDSYKTIILGKNGCKIKEIGSKTRMEMQIAFDCKIHLFLFVKVRELWQDDPNSYSHMRLQQSQI from the coding sequence ATGCAAAAGACAATTTCTCTATGTATCATTGGTAAACCAAATGCTGGTAAATCATCATTATTAAACAAACTTATAGGACAAAAAATATCGATAGTCACCCCTAAAGTGCAAACTACTCGCTCTATTATAACCGGAATAGTTACTATAAAAGATACCCAGCTGATAATATTAGATACGCCAGGTATATTCGAGCCAAATAAGCAGCTGGAGAAAGCAATGGTAAGGTGTGCATGGTCAAGTTTACATGGCATAGACTTAGTATTATTGATAATAGATAGTACGAAATCTATTGATCAATTTACTTTACAAATACTTAAAAAGTTGCAAACTCTTAAAATAAATTTGATATTCTTGTTAAACAAGATTGATAGCTCTTCTAAATATCTAGAAGAAATAGAAAATACTCTAAGAACTCAGTTTATAGATAATTATATATTAAGAATATCCGTTTTATCCGGCAAAAATATCAATAAATTACTCAATTATATCCAAAGCCAAGCTAAAGAATCACCTTGGCTGTATGAAGAGGATGATGTTACTAATTTGCCTATGCGGTTTCTGGCAGCTGAGATAACTAGGGAACAATTATTCTTGAATCTTCACCAAGAATTGCCTTATAATTTGACTGTCCAAACTGAAATGTGGCAGGAGAATAACGATAAATCTATTAAAATTCATCAGGTAATAGTTGTTTCAAGAGATTCTTATAAGACTATTATTTTAGGAAAAAATGGTTGTAAAATTAAAGAAATAGGCTCTAAAACAAGAATGGAAATGCAGATAGCCTTTGATTGTAAAATTCATCTTTTTCTTTTTGTAAAAGTACGTGAACTTTGGCAAGATGATCCTAACTCATACAGCCATATGCGGTTGCAACAATCTCAAATATAG
- a CDS encoding DMT family transporter, producing MVNPQDKLNKGNNMLATWILLIFAGLFEIGFSISLKLSDGFTKIKPIIAFVVFSILSFVCLSKTLDKIPLGTAYLLWTGIGAVGTVIVGIMYFNEPYSAMRVFFITTMIISMIGLKLS from the coding sequence ATGGTAAATCCTCAGGACAAGTTAAACAAAGGTAACAATATGCTAGCAACTTGGATTCTCCTTATATTTGCCGGATTATTTGAAATAGGGTTTTCTATATCGTTGAAATTGTCAGATGGTTTTACCAAAATAAAACCTATTATAGCTTTTGTTGTTTTTTCAATATTAAGTTTTGTTTGTCTCAGTAAAACTCTAGATAAGATACCTCTTGGTACTGCTTATCTTCTGTGGACTGGTATCGGAGCTGTAGGAACAGTAATAGTAGGAATAATGTATTTTAATGAGCCATACTCTGCCATGCGAGTTTTCTTTATTACCACTATGATAATTTCCATGATAGGTTTGAAGTTATCATGA
- a CDS encoding lipid A biosynthesis lauroyl acyltransferase (Acylates the intermediate (KDO)2-lipid IVA to form (KDO)2-(lauroyl)-lipid IVA), with amino-acid sequence MKKLFNNIKYLLEYFLVLIIVKILRALGIDKSVNICRYLARKIGPLLPVNKVAKENIQNILGKTIYTNAGCINSEAIINQVWDNFGSFIGEFPYVSRMSEEELSRRIEISGLENIIEFQKLHQPFLLFTGHFANWDFALKIINKFYPKFAIIYRRLNNPYVDKLINDMRTSGDIKLIPKGAKGARELISAIKSGYAIGMLVDQKMNNGIEVPFLGQPAMTAHAIAKIALQFSYPIIPLQVVRTNSKTSYFKAIIHPPIELQKTNNNKTDCYNIMVTINQILGNWVKENPGQWFWFHNRWKKNNNKYSKDKYSTIK; translated from the coding sequence ATGAAAAAATTATTTAATAATATTAAATACCTATTAGAGTATTTTCTTGTTTTAATAATAGTGAAGATACTAAGAGCATTGGGTATCGACAAGTCTGTAAATATTTGTCGATATTTAGCAAGGAAGATAGGACCCTTATTACCAGTCAATAAAGTTGCAAAAGAAAATATCCAAAATATTTTAGGTAAGACCATATACACAAATGCAGGGTGTATAAATTCCGAAGCAATCATTAATCAAGTATGGGATAATTTTGGCAGTTTTATAGGAGAATTTCCATATGTTAGTAGGATGTCAGAGGAAGAATTATCTAGGCGGATAGAGATAAGTGGGCTTGAGAATATAATAGAATTCCAGAAACTACATCAACCATTCTTATTATTTACCGGACATTTTGCTAATTGGGATTTTGCACTTAAAATTATCAATAAATTTTATCCTAAATTTGCTATTATTTACCGTAGATTAAATAACCCTTATGTTGACAAACTAATTAACGATATGCGTACAAGTGGTGATATAAAACTAATTCCCAAAGGAGCAAAGGGGGCAAGAGAGCTAATATCTGCTATCAAATCAGGATATGCCATTGGCATGCTGGTAGATCAAAAAATGAATAATGGTATTGAAGTGCCATTTTTAGGGCAGCCCGCCATGACTGCTCATGCAATTGCTAAAATTGCATTACAGTTCAGCTACCCAATTATACCATTACAAGTGGTTCGCACTAATAGTAAAACCAGTTATTTTAAAGCTATTATTCATCCCCCAATAGAATTACAAAAAACTAATAATAATAAAACAGATTGTTATAACATAATGGTTACCATTAACCAAATTTTAGGTAATTGGGTTAAAGAAAACCCAGGCCAATGGTTCTGGTTTCATAATAGATGGAAGAAGAATAATAATAAATATTCTAAAGATAAATATTCAACGATTAAGTAA
- the recO gene encoding DNA repair protein RecO gives MNFKDIGIIIAKKPLKENSSIITVFTENYGLYSGVIRETSRKSGSINQQGNIVDFFWQARLHEHIGMAKCELIKSYAGLLITNKIKLYAFNSIISLIKIAFHERENHNNFFPIFVKYLSSLANNFTFEEYVRLELAILQESGYGLELDKCALTGSQENLKYVSPKSGKAVCLSAGLAYQDRLLILPQFLTATKCEITNNDKKHAFELTSYFFNRYFFDKQQPLYAQNSQARDSFIECMLRI, from the coding sequence ATGAATTTTAAAGATATAGGAATAATAATTGCCAAAAAACCATTAAAAGAAAACTCGTCTATTATTACAGTTTTTACTGAGAATTATGGCTTATACTCTGGGGTGATACGAGAAACATCTAGAAAATCTGGCTCTATAAATCAGCAAGGTAATATAGTTGATTTTTTTTGGCAAGCTAGATTACATGAGCATATAGGAATGGCTAAATGCGAGTTAATAAAATCTTACGCTGGTCTTTTAATAACTAATAAAATTAAGCTATATGCCTTTAATTCAATTATTAGCCTTATTAAAATAGCATTTCATGAGAGAGAAAATCACAATAATTTCTTCCCAATTTTTGTAAAATATTTGAGTAGCTTAGCAAATAATTTTACTTTTGAAGAATATGTTAGATTGGAATTAGCCATACTCCAAGAATCGGGATATGGTCTTGAGCTGGATAAATGTGCATTAACAGGTAGCCAAGAAAATCTAAAATATGTCTCACCAAAATCTGGGAAAGCTGTCTGTTTATCAGCAGGGCTGGCATATCAAGACAGGCTTCTAATCTTACCACAATTCCTAACCGCCACTAAGTGTGAAATTACTAATAATGATAAAAAACACGCATTTGAGTTGACTAGCTATTTTTTTAATCGATATTTTTTTGACAAACAACAACCACTATATGCCCAAAATAGTCAGGCCCGAGATAGTTTTATAGAATGTATGCTAAGAATCTAG